A window of Primulina huaijiensis isolate GDHJ02 chromosome 9, ASM1229523v2, whole genome shotgun sequence contains these coding sequences:
- the LOC140984798 gene encoding expansin-like A1, whose amino-acid sequence MDMFSLYLVIFHLASFATACDSCVHQAKVAFFSDDGALKFGACGYGSVAVGLNDGRLAAAAPAVYNKGVGCSACFQMRCNRGSICSKQGTVVLVSDKNGDNGTDFVVSTKAFAAMAKKGKEHDLFQLGIIPVQYKRVPCDYAKKKNLSIRVQEISQNPNYLAISFLYQGGQTEIVALDVAKVGSPNWYFMSRNNGAVWDKSRVPAGPLQFRFVVTSGYDGKWYWAKNVLPADWKSGAIYDSGLQINDTAKQGCSPCDYSAWK is encoded by the exons ATGGATATGTTTTCCCTTTACTTGGTAATCTTCCATCTCGCCTCGTTCGCTACCGCGTGTGATAGCTGCGTGCACCAAGCTAAAGTTGCCTTCTTTTCCGATGATGGAGCCCTTAAGT TTGGTGCTTGTGGGTACGGTTCCGTTGCAGTAGGATTGAACGATGGCCGGCTCGCGGCGGCGGCCCCGGCGGTGTACAATAAAGGAGTTGGTTGCAGTGCATGCTTTCAG ATGAGATGCAACAGAGGAAGCATCTGTAGTAAACAAGGGACAGTTGTGTTGGTGAGTGACAAAAATGGCGATAATGGGACAGATTTCGTGGTGAGCACCAAAGCTTTCGCGGCTATGGCTAAAAAGGGCAAGGAGCATGATCTTTTCCAACTCGGAATCATCCCTGTACAGTACAAGAG GGTACCATGTGATTACGCAAAGAAGAAGAATTTAAGTATTCGGGTTCAAGAAATAAGCCAGAACCCGAATTACCTTGCCATTTCTTTCTTGTACCAAGGTGGACAAACAGAAATCGTTGCACTAGACGTAGCtaag GTTGGGTCACCAAATTGGTATTTCATGAGTAGGAATAACGGGGCTGTTTGGGACAAGAGCCGGGTCCCTGCTGGGCCTCTGCAGTTCAGGTTTGTAGTGACTTCTGGGTACGACGGGAAATGGTATTGGGCCAAGAATGTGCTGCCTGCTGACTGGAAAAGTGGTGCCATTTATGATTCGGGCCTACAAATTAATGATACTGCCAAACAGGGTTGTTCTCCATGTGACTACTCCGCCTGGAAATGA
- the LOC140984015 gene encoding uncharacterized protein, with protein MGCATSKLDDLPAVAMCRERCAFLDEAIRLRFALADAHAAYLQSLKAVGVSLHTFFIQDLDASANRPLSPVLNLPTQRKGDPHGHSSSSSENIHHLHSHSHSDSGSHLNFHSESDDEEPDSLHNNQVSSPVRNQRSYAGYMPGYENLNFNFPGAAAGGGGGGGFMHINYMKNQATPSVGYIQRPMTLKTSHIDESSVSASSYNLYPTYQVDSNRNPNPSSNTNYNYGGYPSYSNYGAGGGFYGGSSATPVSYGGGISSQPAVASSSKAPPSPPRSSGWDFLNPFDGFEKFYPAATSSRDSRDVREEEGIPDLEDEDDEVVKEVHGHQKFVDSGRSSHSKPGVSEANVQEANDAQLQYRSRQKVEMETDPVEYEVHMVDKKVVGADRSKDQGSASGFKPRGALKGDLEVVREIQLQFDRASESGSELSKFLEVGKLRYKRRHGVNHVSSKMLHLPMVPSLPSTSKGSEINMADPAYLEANQELETRSRNLSSTLHKLYLWEKKLYEEVKAEEKMRVLHDRKSKKLKYLDERGAEASKVDVTRTLVRSLSTKIKIAIQVVDKISVKINNLRDEELWPQLNDFIQGLTTMWKSMLECHRNQCQAIGEAKRLDAIAFHKYLSDAHFEATRQFECDLVNWTLRFSYWVDAQKGFVRALNTWLRNCLLYVPEETADGIVPFSPGRIGAPPVFVVCNQWWQSLERISEKEVVGFMRDFASNVLQLWDRDKAEMRQRMLVNKDDRKIKSLDKEDQKIQKEILALDRRMVLLNSTKDNGMASTEHAVYQSETTKRGSLQASLQHVLEAMEGFTSNSLKVYEELLQRIEEDHLSRDHERVS; from the exons ATGGGCTGCGCCACTTCCAAGCTGGATGATCTCCCCGCTGTGGCAATGTGCCGGGAGCGCTGCGCGTTTCTTGATGAGGCCATCCGCCTCCGCTTCGCACTTGCTGATGCGCACGCTGCTTACCTTCAGTCGCTTAAGGCGGTTGGTGTCTCTCTGCACACGTTTTTCATTCAAGATCTCGATGCTTCTGCCAACCGTCCGCTGTCTCCGGTACTGAATCTTCCGACGCAGAGGAAAGGGGATCCTCATGGtcactcttcctcttcttccgAGAATATCCACCACCTCCACTCCCACTCACACTCCGACTCCGGCTCCCACCTGAACTTCCACTCCGAATCCGACGATGAGGAACCTGACTCCTTACATAATAATCAAGTCAGCTCGCCGGTACGCAACCAACGATCGTACGCTGGTTACATGCCGGGTTACGAGAATCTCAATTTCAATTTCCCAGGAGCTGCGGCCGGCGGGGGTGGGGGAGGGGGTTTTATGCacataaattatatgaaaaatcaAGCGACGCCATCTGTGGGATATATCCAACGGCCTATGACTCTAAAAACTTCGCACATTGATGAATCTTCTGTTTCCGCTTCTTCTTACAATCTTTATCCTACCTATCAGGTTGATAGCAATCGAAATCCCAACCCTTCTTCTAATACTAATTATAATTATGGTGGTTATCCAAGTTACTCCAATTACGGAGCTGGAGGCGGGTTTTACGGTGGTTCTTCTGCCACGCCGGTGTCGTATGGTGGCGGGATTTCGTCTCAGCCGGCGGTGGCTTCAAGTTCTAAAGCACCGCCATCACCACCGAGGAGCTCTGGTTGGGATTTCTTGAACCCTTTTGATGGATTCGAAAAATTTTATCCGGCTGCCACTTCGAGCCGCGACTCGAGGGATGTGAGGGAGGAAGAGGGGATTCCGGATTTGGAAGATGAGGATGATGAAGTAGTAAAGGAAGTTCATGGCCATCAGAAGTTTGTTGATAGCGGAAGAAGCAGTCACTCAAAGCCAGGGGTATCCGAAGCGAACGTGCAGGAGGCGAATGATGCCCAATTACAGTACAGGTCGCGGCAGAAAGTTGAAATGGAGACAGATCCAGTTGAATATGAGGTGCATATGGTGGATAAGAAGGTAGTTGGTGCTGACAGGTCAAAAGATCAGGGAAGTGCTTCTGGATTCAAGCCTCGAGGTGCGCTCAAAGGAGATTTGGAAGTTGTGAGAGAGATTCAACTTCAGTTTGACCGAGCTTCAGAGTCAGGAAGTGAGCTTTCTAAGTTTCTGGAGGTTGGCAAGCTCCGGTATAAACGAAGGCATGGTGTCAATCACG TGTCTTCCAAGATGTTGCATCTGCCTATGGTGCCCTCATTACCTTCAACGTCTAAAGGCTCTGAGATTAATATGGCCGATCCTGCATACTTAGAAGCTAATCAGGAATTGGAGACAAGGTCCAGAAATCTTTCTTCTACTTTACATAAGTTGTACCTCTGGGAGAAGAAACTGTACGAAGAAGTGAAG GCTGAGGAGAAAATGAGGGTACTCCATGATCGCAAGTCTAAAAAACTTAAGTATTTGGATGAAAGAGGTGCCGAGGCTTCTAAAGTTGATGTAACGAGAACTTTGGTCAGGAGTCTTTCCACAAAGATTAAAATTGCTATTCAAGTGGTGGATAAAATATCAGTGAAGATAAATAACTTGAGGGACGAAGAATTGTGGCCGCAGCTAAATGACTTCATTCAAGG GTTAACTACTATGTGGAAGTCCATGCTGGAATGTCATCGTAATCAATGCCAAGCAATTGGAGAAGCCAAACGGTTAGATGCCATTGCGTTCCACAAATACCTTAGTGATGCTCATTTTGAAGCAACTCGTCAATTTGAATGCGATCTGGTTAATTGGACTTTGAGGTTCTCATATTGGGTTGATGCACAAAAGGGTTTTGTCCGAGCATTAAATACCTGGCTCAGGAATTGTCTCCTCTATGTTCCCGAAGAAACAGCTGATGGAATAGTCCCATTTTCTCCGGGTAGGATTGGTGCCCCCCCAGTGTTTGTTGTTTGCAATCAGTGGTGGCAATCCCTGGAAAGGATTTCCGAGAAAGAAGTGGTTGGTTTTATGCGAGACTTCGCCTCTAATGTTCTTCAGCTGTGGGACAGGGACAAGGCTGAAATGCGCCAAAGGATGTTGGTGAACAAGGATGATAGAAAGATTAAGAGCCTGGACAAAGAAGACCAGAAAATACAAAAGGAGATTCTGGCTTTGGACAGAAGGATGGTTTTATTAAATTCCACAAAAGACAATGGTATGGCATCGACTGAGCATGCTGTGTATCAGAGTGAGACCACCAAAAGGGGAAGCCTGCAGGCAAGTTTGCAACATGTTCTTGAGGCCATGGAGGGTTTTACGTCTAACTCATTGAAAGTTTATGAGGAGTTGTTGCAACGAATTGAAGAGGACCATCTTTCCCGGGATCATGAAAGAGTTTCTTAG